One segment of bacterium DNA contains the following:
- a CDS encoding HAD family hydrolase, giving the protein MSSSENILKQIRMFVTDADGTLMGHRPEFDQYRAFRERIAELRTTYGMLWVVCTGRSLSCYKHIFSSMRVFGISPDYVIVNHAFIFECKKWGYLPHWIWNIRILWLQWKDEQTVRRALPKIRRAVLAQNPFVRVMVSKAHRLCFRFDDESAATFGAEVLREQVRPYKYLQTFQTPGEISVRVIPFTKGLAVRELARHLGIFNSQILVVGDGHNDISMMELEPPCRTACPANAAPEVIETVHRTHGHIASEKNLNGVMEVLRAYEAGEINDKLPADWAESDSPSSPRPQSHGIRGVMGTTILLSLVLYTTLLVVASYIKFPGRGLVLKPYNMLVECLYKGCHSFDR; this is encoded by the coding sequence ATGAGTTCTTCGGAAAATATTCTCAAGCAGATCCGGATGTTTGTCACCGATGCCGATGGCACGCTGATGGGCCATCGGCCCGAGTTTGACCAATACCGGGCTTTCCGTGAACGAATTGCTGAACTTCGAACGACCTACGGGATGCTTTGGGTGGTTTGCACCGGACGTAGTCTGAGCTGCTACAAGCACATCTTCAGCTCCATGCGCGTATTCGGAATTTCGCCGGACTATGTGATTGTCAATCACGCCTTTATTTTTGAATGTAAAAAATGGGGGTATCTTCCGCATTGGATCTGGAATATCAGAATCCTTTGGTTGCAGTGGAAAGATGAGCAAACCGTGAGGCGGGCTCTACCGAAGATTCGGAGAGCCGTGCTGGCGCAAAATCCTTTTGTCAGGGTGATGGTGTCTAAAGCGCATCGTCTATGTTTTCGGTTTGACGATGAAAGTGCCGCTACGTTTGGGGCTGAAGTGCTCAGAGAGCAGGTCCGGCCTTACAAATATCTTCAAACGTTTCAAACTCCTGGGGAGATCAGTGTACGTGTGATCCCGTTTACCAAAGGTCTGGCTGTAAGGGAGCTTGCCCGGCATCTTGGCATTTTCAATTCTCAGATCCTGGTGGTGGGTGACGGGCATAATGATATCAGTATGATGGAACTGGAGCCACCTTGCCGCACCGCATGTCCGGCCAATGCAGCTCCTGAAGTGATTGAGACCGTTCATCGCACGCATGGACATATCGCCTCTGAAAAAAACCTAAACGGGGTGATGGAGGTATTGAGGGCCTATGAGGCGGGGGAGATAAACGACAAACTCCCGGCAGACTGGGCAGAATCTGATTCCCCGTCCTCGCCTCGGCCACAGTCGCATGGGATACGCGGGGTCATGGGAACCACAATCCTGCTGTCCTTGGTGCTATATACGACTCTGCTGGTCGTGGCGTCTTATATTAAGTTTCCGGGGCGCGGCCTTGTTTTGAAGCCTTATAACATGTTGGTGGAGTGCCTTTACAAGGGCTGCCATTCCTTCGATCGATGA
- a CDS encoding acyl-CoA dehydrogenase family protein, translating into MDYGLTEMQVMIRDLCRQVAQDKIKPIREHYDEVNEFPHEIVKVFADADLCGVYIGEEYGGMGGGIMELSVAVEELSKVCSGIALALAATALGTFPIILFGTDDQKKKYLPRIASGKSLAAFGLTEANAGSDAGGITTTAVVDGDHYVLNGTKQWITNGGEAEIYSVVAMTNKAKGARGASAFIVEKGTPGFTFGKKENKMGIRASATRELVFQDCRIPKANLLGKEGMGFIVAMKTLDSSRPGVAAQALGIAAGALDEAVAYSRQRRQFGKPIGSFQGVQFMLADMATQVEASRALIYSAARYIDSGAKDISKVSAMCKLFASDTAMKVTTDAVQILGGYGYMKEYPVEKMMRDAKITQIYEGTNQIQREVIALNLIKESAAAKK; encoded by the coding sequence ATGGATTATGGTTTAACTGAAATGCAAGTGATGATTCGGGATCTTTGTCGGCAAGTGGCTCAGGATAAAATCAAACCGATCCGCGAGCATTATGACGAAGTAAATGAATTTCCACATGAAATCGTAAAGGTGTTTGCTGATGCCGATCTTTGTGGCGTCTACATTGGCGAGGAGTACGGCGGCATGGGTGGCGGGATCATGGAGCTCTCGGTGGCCGTTGAGGAGTTGTCCAAGGTTTGCTCCGGAATTGCTCTGGCATTAGCAGCTACAGCACTTGGCACCTTCCCGATCATTCTTTTCGGCACCGACGATCAGAAAAAGAAGTACTTGCCCCGCATCGCATCCGGGAAGTCGCTGGCTGCCTTCGGACTGACTGAGGCCAATGCCGGTTCAGATGCCGGTGGAATCACCACCACCGCAGTGGTGGATGGCGATCATTATGTATTGAATGGTACCAAGCAGTGGATCACCAACGGCGGCGAGGCTGAAATCTACTCGGTTGTGGCGATGACCAATAAGGCCAAAGGCGCACGGGGTGCATCGGCTTTCATCGTGGAGAAGGGGACCCCGGGGTTCACCTTCGGCAAGAAGGAAAACAAGATGGGCATTCGCGCTTCCGCGACCCGCGAACTGGTTTTTCAGGATTGCCGAATTCCCAAGGCGAATCTGTTGGGTAAAGAAGGCATGGGATTCATTGTCGCGATGAAGACCCTCGACAGTTCCCGTCCCGGAGTAGCCGCACAGGCTCTCGGTATTGCGGCTGGTGCGTTGGATGAGGCGGTTGCGTACAGTCGCCAGCGTCGTCAGTTCGGCAAGCCGATCGGCTCCTTCCAGGGAGTTCAGTTCATGCTGGCGGATATGGCCACGCAAGTGGAGGCATCCCGGGCCCTCATTTATTCCGCCGCCCGGTACATTGACAGCGGGGCGAAGGATATCAGCAAGGTTTCGGCCATGTGCAAGCTGTTTGCGTCCGATACCGCAATGAAGGTGACCACGGATGCCGTGCAGATCCTGGGTGGTTATGGCTACATGAAGGAGTATCCCGTTGAGAAGATGATGCGTGATGCGAAGATTACGCAGATCTACGAAGGTACCAATCAGATTCAGCGCGAAGTGATTGCCTTGAACCTGATCAAGGAATCGGCTGCGGCAAAGAAATGA
- a CDS encoding cytoplasmic protein, which produces MMEIDRLLEDILVDAYGEDEQLWAFRQTFEDEVPLPAEGSVIGETVSVKKIEYDGNTQRGLRATCQKADGKTYEVALADVEFPSGSKAAPYIMAYRQWLGVPQPRKSRRAEYREKIKQTKVGVGEIDLAKPLDLIVLGIKKQDSARCRLLGKDKELTLRSADVWDVVSGEIVTVLPRKHWSYAGHPYLSADITGTRFDLGALNLQPLKLNDFGVWDPENHYWGEDDATELDWEKAIKSRGPRPEYEMEQILPGVSPEDLDIDTDPITEAVELKEAGEFAEAHQVLNTLLIADLRCLDAHAHLGNLEFDSQPATALRHYDIGRQIGEISLGPDFSGVLPWGLVDNRPYLRCLHGYGLCLWRLKRLDEAAIVFTRMLWLNPADNQGVRLLLPDVRKGTAWKDRPDL; this is translated from the coding sequence ATGATGGAAATTGACAGACTGTTGGAAGATATACTCGTTGACGCCTATGGTGAGGATGAGCAGTTGTGGGCATTCCGACAGACATTCGAGGACGAGGTGCCGTTACCCGCAGAGGGGTCGGTAATCGGCGAGACCGTGTCGGTCAAGAAGATCGAGTATGACGGTAATACTCAGCGCGGACTCAGGGCAACATGCCAGAAAGCGGACGGCAAGACCTATGAGGTGGCGCTTGCGGATGTCGAGTTTCCCTCCGGATCCAAAGCGGCCCCATATATCATGGCATACCGGCAGTGGCTTGGCGTACCTCAGCCGCGAAAGTCGCGACGAGCCGAATACAGAGAGAAGATCAAGCAGACCAAAGTCGGGGTGGGCGAGATCGATCTCGCCAAACCATTGGACTTGATCGTTCTGGGCATCAAAAAGCAGGACTCTGCCCGTTGCCGATTGCTGGGAAAGGACAAGGAACTGACGTTGCGATCGGCCGATGTGTGGGATGTCGTGTCCGGTGAGATTGTCACGGTTCTGCCGAGGAAGCATTGGAGCTATGCGGGCCATCCGTACCTCTCGGCCGACATCACAGGCACCCGGTTTGATCTTGGAGCCCTGAACCTTCAGCCACTCAAACTTAACGATTTTGGCGTGTGGGATCCTGAGAATCACTACTGGGGCGAGGACGATGCAACTGAACTTGATTGGGAGAAGGCGATCAAGTCCCGTGGTCCACGGCCGGAATATGAGATGGAACAAATCTTGCCCGGAGTGTCTCCTGAAGATTTGGATATTGATACTGATCCCATCACGGAGGCGGTTGAACTTAAGGAGGCAGGCGAATTTGCGGAGGCACACCAAGTGCTGAACACATTGCTCATTGCCGACCTGCGCTGCCTCGACGCCCATGCACACCTGGGAAACTTGGAATTCGACAGTCAACCGGCGACGGCGCTTCGTCACTATGACATCGGCAGGCAAATCGGCGAAATCTCGCTCGGCCCCGACTTTTCCGGTGTTCTTCCCTGGGGGCTAGTCGATAATAGGCCTTACCTTCGGTGCCTGCATGGCTATGGACTTTGTCTCTGGCGCCTGAAGCGTCTTGACGAAGCCGCCATCGTTTTTACCCGAATGCTCTGGCTGAATCCCGCTGACAATCAGGGGGTTCGGTTGCTTCTGCCTGATGTTCGTAAAGGTACGGCATGGAAAGACCGGCCCGACTTGTGA